The DNA region AGTTCGCGGTGCACCGGCTCGTTCAGCGGGACACCCAGCGCCTGGCACTGTTCGAGGTACTGCGCCTCGCGCCAGCCCGGATAGCGGACCGGGGTGCCGCCCTCCCAGCCGAGCAGGCTGCCGAACAACGCGCTCGCGGCCTTGTAGAACCCGTCGGCGCTGCGCAGCGTCGTCGGCGCGATGGCCATCACCATCAGTCCGGTGTCGTGATCGTGGTCGCCGACGCCCGCCAGCACCCCGGCGAAGATCTCCACCAGCAGGGCGAAGCCGGCGATGGCGGCACTGCCGGCGCCGTCGACGTCCCCGAGCGTGTCCAGATCGAGGACGAATTCGGGGTACGCGCCGGCGGGGGCGGCCATACCGAGCGGGTTCGCGGCCGTCCCGCGCTCCCCGCCCGCCGCCATGACGAGCCCGATCATGGTGTGCGGCAACGCCCTCGCGGCATGGTGCCCGGCGCGGCCGAACGGCCCGACGCCGCGCACCGACATGAGCCCGACGCCGTACCGGCCGGCCCGGGACACCGCCCGGTCCATCGCGTCGCCGACGGCCCACAGGCCCGGCGCGCGGCGGTAGTCGATCAGGGCGGCGGCGCCGCGGTCGGCGATCATCAGCGGTTCGGCCCTCGGCCGCACCGTCCCGTCGGCCAGCATCG from Amycolatopsis sp. EV170708-02-1 includes:
- a CDS encoding Ldh family oxidoreductase; this encodes MPLRPRSLRRAPVEPIPEPAEPSPIPEQVWQRVPIDALIDLVTEIFTAHDLPWSRARMAAEALCHGDLTGTPESGVAELTRLHLPMLADGTVRPRAEPLMIADRGAAALIDYRRAPGLWAVGDAMDRAVSRAGRYGVGLMSVRGVGPFGRAGHHAARALPHTMIGLVMAAGGERGTAANPLGMAAPAGAYPEFVLDLDTLGDVDGAGSAAIAGFALLVEIFAGVLAGVGDHDHDTGLMVMAIAPTTLRSADGFYKAASALFGSLLGWEGGTPVRYPGWREAQYLEQCQALGVPLNEPVHRELEELARALRLAPLQGR